In one window of Aquimarina spinulae DNA:
- the fabG gene encoding 3-oxoacyl-[acyl-carrier-protein] reductase — protein MNLLQGKTAIITGATRGIGKGIAEIFAQQGANIAFTYSSSVEAAKTLEKELNGLGIKAKGYQSNAASYDQAQELAADVLETFGSIDILVNNAGITKDNLLMRMSEEDFDKVIEVNLKSVFNMTKAVQRTMLKQRKGSIINMSSVVGVKGNAGQANYAASKAGIIGFSKSVALELGSRNIRSNVVAPGFIETEMTEKLDEKVVEGWRNAIPLKRGGSPEDIANTCLFLASDLSAYITGQVLNVDGGMLT, from the coding sequence ATGAATCTTTTACAAGGTAAAACAGCTATTATCACTGGAGCTACTCGTGGTATTGGCAAAGGAATAGCAGAAATTTTTGCGCAACAAGGAGCAAATATTGCTTTCACTTATAGTTCTTCTGTTGAAGCAGCTAAAACATTAGAAAAAGAATTAAACGGATTAGGAATAAAAGCTAAAGGATATCAAAGTAATGCTGCAAGTTACGATCAGGCACAGGAATTAGCTGCAGATGTATTAGAAACATTTGGTAGTATTGATATTTTAGTGAATAATGCTGGTATTACTAAAGATAACCTTTTAATGCGTATGAGTGAGGAAGACTTTGATAAAGTTATCGAGGTAAACCTGAAAAGCGTATTTAATATGACAAAAGCAGTTCAAAGAACTATGCTTAAGCAACGTAAAGGAAGTATAATAAATATGAGTTCGGTTGTTGGGGTAAAAGGTAATGCAGGTCAAGCTAATTATGCAGCTTCAAAAGCAGGAATTATTGGTTTTTCAAAATCTGTTGCGCTAGAACTTGGCTCTAGAAATATTAGAAGTAATGTAGTTGCCCCTGGTTTTATTGAAACCGAAATGACAGAAAAACTTGACGAGAAAGTTGTAGAAGGATGGCGTAATGCAATTCCACTAAAACGAGGTGGTAGTCCCGAAGATATTGCAAATACATGCCTATTTCTGGCAAGTGATTTAAGTGCATATATTACAGGGCAAGTACTTAATGTGGATGGAGGAATGCTTACTTGA
- a CDS encoding diaminopropionate ammonia-lyase — MEIKNKEDSSFYINNPDNTFVDNVTTAILEECDDTKAFHSSLPGYKPTPLIPLPNLSKKYNVGNIYIKDESFRFGLNAFKGLGASYAIHQVLKKKPQIDTFCTATDGNHGRAVAWSANFFHKKAVVFVPKGTTNQRIKAIEKEGAIVEQVDGNYDKTCAYAKAVSEKNGWELVQDTAWENYEEIPAYIMGGYLTLFQEMEDSLHLASNPKIDLVFLQAGVGSFAGTGIRYYLERYGANRPKIIIVEPTEADAILASFKKGKITTSLGNSETIMAGLNCGTPSLGAWDLIKNGSDVSIKINDKYSREAIRELYFSSGSDTKIISGESGASGLAGFIAIMKEQECKPIKETLRINETTNILFISTEGATDINMFDSIISEE, encoded by the coding sequence ATGGAGATAAAAAATAAGGAAGATTCTTCGTTTTACATAAATAATCCGGATAATACATTTGTAGATAATGTAACTACTGCTATTCTGGAGGAATGTGATGATACGAAAGCATTTCATTCATCTTTACCAGGATATAAACCAACACCTTTGATTCCTTTACCTAACCTTTCCAAAAAATATAATGTTGGTAATATTTATATCAAAGATGAATCATTTCGTTTTGGTTTAAATGCATTTAAAGGGTTAGGGGCTTCATATGCTATACATCAGGTCCTTAAAAAGAAACCACAGATAGACACTTTTTGTACCGCTACAGATGGTAACCACGGAAGAGCTGTGGCATGGTCGGCTAATTTTTTTCATAAAAAAGCAGTAGTTTTTGTTCCGAAAGGAACGACAAATCAACGTATAAAAGCTATTGAAAAAGAAGGGGCTATAGTTGAACAAGTAGATGGTAATTATGATAAAACCTGTGCTTATGCTAAAGCAGTAAGTGAAAAAAATGGATGGGAGCTAGTACAGGATACTGCCTGGGAGAATTATGAAGAAATTCCAGCATATATTATGGGAGGGTATTTAACACTCTTTCAAGAAATGGAAGATAGCCTTCATCTTGCGTCAAATCCAAAAATAGATCTTGTTTTTCTACAAGCTGGTGTAGGGAGTTTTGCAGGAACAGGAATTAGATATTACTTAGAAAGGTATGGAGCAAACCGCCCTAAGATTATCATTGTAGAACCAACAGAAGCAGATGCAATTCTTGCTTCTTTTAAAAAAGGAAAAATAACGACTTCGTTAGGAAATAGTGAAACAATAATGGCGGGACTTAATTGCGGAACACCTTCTCTAGGAGCATGGGATTTAATAAAAAATGGAAGTGATGTCTCAATCAAAATTAATGATAAATATTCCAGAGAAGCAATTCGGGAACTTTATTTCTCTAGTGGTTCGGATACAAAAATAATTTCTGGAGAATCTGGCGCTAGCGGTTTAGCAGGTTTTATTGCGATCATGAAAGAACAAGAATGTAAACCGATAAAAGAAACGTTACGTATAAATGAAACCACTAATATTCTTTTTATAAGTACCGAAGGTGCAACAGATATTAATATGTTTGATAGTATTATAAGTGAGGAATAA
- a CDS encoding M16 family metallopeptidase, whose translation MKLIKTVLLLLSVICLSNCKKSSSETSVSQEIKVEQHTDTAGFNYETVTNDPTGLRLYTLENGLKVYLAKNEEEPKIQTFIAVRAGSNYDPKEATGLAHYLEHMVFKGTDEIGTQDFEKEKVLLQQISDLYEQHKAETDADKKKEIYKKIDEVSFEASKISISNEYDKMISSLGAEGTNAHTWFEETVYKNKIPANELDKWLTVESERFSQLVLRLFHTELEAVYEEFNRGQDNDGWKSYAAMLEGLFPNHPYGQQKTIGTSEHLKNPSMVAIHNYFDKYYVPNNMAMVLVGDIDFDQTIQKVNKAFGGFEKKEVVHPVLPKEDPITSPVIKEVFGPTAESVSVAFRSAAIGTKEEKLLTLADMLLANGNAGLIDLNLNQKQVVQNAGCSPTFLNDYGYHQFYGSPKADQTLDEVKDLLLSQIDKLKKGEFEDWMISAVVNDLKLSQTREYENNTALASAYYNAFIHREDWKDKVEFLNELKKVSKQELVDFANSFYKDNYVVIYKRKGEDKNITKVENPGITPVELNRDKQSEFIKAFAQQETPALTPKYIDYKSAIKETKTNSELKVSYIDNPNNDLFNLSIIFDMGRDNDRKVSLATGYLDYLGTDKYSPEELKKEFYKLGIDYYVNAGSDKTYVGISGLKENLDAGLALLEHLWTNAVPNQETYAKYVDQIAKGRQDAKTQKGNILWNGLMSYGMYGDNSPLRNIYTIGELQAVNPQELVDKIKELRNFKQRIFYYGKDVDAAIASINKNHKIQGELLDYPEEVKYVQKETGGNVYFVDYDMVQSEMIFLAKGSEFDSGKMAASRLFNTYFGSGLSSIVFQEIRESKSLAYSAFSAYSTASEKGDSNYVYAYIGTQANKMPQAVDAMMDLMTNMPEAEEQFNAAKEATLKKIAAQRITKSNIFWTYEGLKKRGIDNDNREEMYNTIKDMTLDDLKSFFNENIKGETYNVLVVGNKKDVNMDALSKLGVVKEMDVDYLFNYEKKNEDIKL comes from the coding sequence ATGAAATTAATTAAAACGGTTTTGTTATTGCTGTCAGTCATTTGTCTTAGCAATTGTAAAAAATCATCATCAGAAACGAGTGTTTCGCAAGAAATTAAAGTCGAACAACATACCGACACAGCAGGTTTCAACTATGAAACTGTTACTAACGATCCAACAGGGTTAAGACTATATACCTTGGAGAATGGCTTAAAAGTATATTTAGCTAAAAATGAAGAAGAACCAAAAATTCAAACTTTTATAGCCGTACGAGCTGGTTCAAATTATGACCCTAAAGAAGCTACAGGGCTTGCTCATTATTTAGAGCATATGGTTTTTAAAGGTACTGATGAGATAGGTACTCAGGATTTTGAAAAAGAAAAAGTATTACTACAACAGATTTCTGATTTATATGAACAACATAAGGCAGAAACAGATGCAGATAAAAAGAAGGAGATATACAAGAAGATTGATGAAGTTTCTTTCGAAGCCTCAAAAATATCTATATCTAATGAATATGATAAAATGATTAGTTCTTTAGGAGCAGAAGGAACCAATGCACATACATGGTTTGAAGAGACCGTATACAAAAACAAAATCCCAGCTAATGAATTAGATAAGTGGCTTACTGTAGAAAGTGAGCGATTTAGCCAGTTGGTATTACGTTTGTTTCATACAGAGTTAGAAGCAGTTTATGAAGAATTTAATAGAGGACAGGATAATGATGGATGGAAATCATACGCAGCGATGCTAGAAGGTTTGTTTCCCAATCATCCATATGGGCAACAAAAAACAATAGGAACCTCTGAGCATCTTAAGAATCCTTCAATGGTAGCGATACATAATTATTTTGACAAGTATTATGTTCCTAATAATATGGCTATGGTATTGGTTGGAGATATTGATTTTGATCAAACTATACAGAAAGTAAACAAAGCTTTTGGTGGTTTTGAGAAGAAAGAGGTTGTTCACCCTGTATTACCTAAAGAAGACCCAATAACCAGTCCGGTGATTAAAGAAGTATTTGGACCTACGGCAGAATCTGTCTCTGTGGCATTTCGTTCTGCTGCAATAGGTACAAAAGAAGAAAAACTACTCACATTAGCAGATATGTTACTTGCTAATGGTAATGCGGGCCTAATTGATTTGAACTTAAATCAGAAACAAGTAGTTCAAAATGCAGGTTGTTCACCTACATTTTTAAATGATTATGGGTACCACCAATTTTATGGATCACCAAAAGCAGATCAGACTCTGGATGAAGTGAAAGACTTATTGCTCTCTCAAATCGATAAGTTAAAAAAAGGAGAGTTTGAAGATTGGATGATCTCTGCCGTAGTTAATGATTTAAAACTTAGTCAAACAAGAGAATATGAAAATAATACTGCATTAGCTTCGGCATATTATAATGCATTTATTCATAGAGAGGATTGGAAAGATAAAGTCGAATTCTTAAATGAACTTAAAAAAGTTTCTAAACAAGAATTAGTAGATTTTGCAAATTCTTTTTACAAGGATAATTATGTAGTGATATATAAGCGTAAAGGAGAAGATAAAAATATTACCAAAGTAGAAAATCCCGGTATTACACCTGTAGAGTTAAATAGAGATAAACAATCAGAATTTATCAAGGCATTTGCTCAGCAAGAAACTCCTGCTTTAACACCTAAGTATATTGATTATAAATCGGCAATTAAAGAAACTAAAACCAATAGCGAATTAAAAGTGTCTTATATTGATAATCCTAATAATGATTTATTTAATCTTAGTATCATTTTTGATATGGGAAGAGATAATGATCGTAAAGTTTCTCTGGCAACAGGATATCTAGATTATTTAGGTACAGATAAATACTCTCCCGAAGAGTTAAAGAAAGAGTTCTATAAACTAGGAATTGATTATTATGTAAATGCAGGTTCTGATAAAACATATGTTGGTATTTCTGGATTAAAAGAAAACCTTGATGCAGGCTTGGCTTTATTAGAGCACTTATGGACTAATGCAGTTCCTAACCAGGAAACATATGCAAAATATGTAGATCAGATCGCAAAAGGACGTCAGGATGCGAAAACACAAAAAGGAAACATTTTGTGGAATGGGTTGATGAGTTATGGTATGTATGGTGATAATTCTCCTTTACGTAATATCTATACAATAGGAGAGTTACAGGCTGTTAATCCGCAGGAATTAGTAGATAAAATTAAAGAGCTTCGTAATTTCAAACAACGTATATTTTATTATGGTAAAGATGTAGATGCAGCAATAGCCTCTATAAACAAAAATCATAAGATTCAAGGTGAATTGTTAGACTACCCAGAAGAAGTTAAATACGTTCAAAAAGAAACCGGAGGTAATGTGTACTTTGTTGATTATGATATGGTACAGAGTGAAATGATATTTTTAGCAAAAGGATCAGAGTTTGATTCTGGTAAAATGGCAGCTTCAAGATTGTTTAATACATACTTTGGTAGTGGGTTATCGTCTATAGTGTTTCAAGAAATTAGAGAGTCAAAATCATTAGCATACTCTGCATTTTCTGCATATTCAACGGCATCAGAAAAAGGAGATTCTAATTATGTATATGCATATATAGGTACCCAGGCAAATAAAATGCCTCAGGCAGTAGATGCAATGATGGATTTAATGACTAATATGCCAGAAGCAGAAGAACAGTTTAACGCAGCAAAAGAAGCAACATTAAAGAAAATTGCTGCTCAGCGTATAACCAAATCTAATATTTTCTGGACTTATGAAGGATTAAAGAAAAGAGGAATCGATAATGATAACCGAGAAGAGATGTATAATACTATTAAAGATATGACTCTAGATGATCTTAAATCTTTCTTTAATGAAAATATAAAAGGAGAAACCTATAACGTACTTGTAGTTGGTAATAAAAAAGATGTAAATATGGATGCGTTATCCAAATTAGGTGTAGTTAAAGAAATGGATGTTGATTATCTTTTCAATTATGAGAAGAAAAATGAAGATATAAAACTGTAA
- a CDS encoding CHAT domain-containing protein yields the protein MKSYIFLWIGFLCITINGNAQDLYEYYESLWDRKDITISSIEKEVDSIIDLYEKKEQYLHSIKIAHEFSRKLYREDLYIKGIRYVEYEISVYRKLHIRNSKYAKALYNLGLFYSFVKNFEKSITCYQEVVDINTDEYSTAKAFCELGKYYYKRGDFFKSKDYYSRGVTGLEKFDKKKLLIKKYINYSRVLFEIGTKHSLDKMLEILDKANQLFSLIPNYSVHDYRTLNNYYGIYYNTKERLNFEKARYYSYRNLNKAIQENDSTFVYTSYTNLGDLYMDAKNEERKDSVLFFLNNGLKYSRGRKEKSIVYHNLSNYYIENSEYQDALDNIQKSLIESTHLDQNISTLPRLNDLIISDNQYYILLALIQKATILIKLYEKENNSKHIELALSNLLSADKLVDVLLDVSKEEKSRLNWRKKASEIYLKGILICEILDKEEKAFYFSEKKKALLLTEDILKNTDKWQLPGEVLELENELKKQILDLENLISTQKNKDSIKKLEHKRFELKQQYQKQEDSLQIVFPDYYKEKETTSIIDLKKIQETLDKDSVIISYVSNIDDDDDSFSELYAVLVSNTKTEIIRISELKAVEKLIRTYRNQLSKPFETEEDRLRFQEIASELYTLLIPKGKISMSLNQKHLIIIPDGTLQYIPFESLVIDKNSNRYLIEDNEISYGYSMSFLQHNATVKRKPSMNLVAFAPVTFAHSDLDDITNSINEINAIDDYISLSSYIEKEASKQNFLSKIENHKIIHLATHANFSDNLQIAFNDTSLEYHELYTSRNQAELVVLSACNTSLGKIAKGEGVMSLARGFFYAGTNTVISSLWSANDKSTAQIMESFYSNLDKGQTKSKALHNAKIEYINSTSLSDASPHYWATFVLIGDSETKLFPSNNLFYGVILFLFSVLIISVLLFFIKKR from the coding sequence TTGAAATCATATATATTTCTTTGGATAGGCTTCTTGTGTATAACAATAAATGGTAATGCTCAGGATTTATATGAATATTACGAGTCTTTATGGGATCGTAAGGATATCACTATTTCTAGTATTGAAAAAGAAGTTGATAGTATTATAGATCTTTATGAGAAAAAAGAACAGTATTTGCATAGTATTAAAATCGCTCATGAATTTTCCAGAAAACTCTATCGAGAAGATTTGTATATAAAAGGAATTAGATATGTAGAATACGAAATATCAGTATATCGAAAGTTACATATAAGAAATAGTAAGTATGCAAAAGCTCTATATAATTTAGGGCTTTTTTATTCCTTTGTAAAGAATTTTGAAAAATCTATAACTTGTTATCAAGAAGTAGTTGATATTAATACCGATGAATATAGTACAGCCAAAGCGTTTTGTGAATTAGGAAAGTATTATTATAAACGTGGGGATTTTTTTAAGTCAAAGGACTACTATTCTCGTGGGGTTACTGGTTTAGAAAAATTTGATAAAAAGAAACTTTTAATAAAAAAATATATAAATTATTCACGTGTTTTATTTGAAATAGGTACTAAACACAGTTTAGATAAAATGTTGGAGATACTGGATAAGGCCAATCAACTTTTTTCTCTTATTCCGAATTATTCAGTACATGACTATCGTACTTTGAATAACTACTATGGAATTTATTATAATACTAAAGAAAGATTAAATTTTGAAAAAGCCAGATATTATAGTTATCGAAATTTAAATAAAGCCATACAAGAGAATGATTCTACTTTTGTATATACATCGTATACCAATCTTGGGGATTTATATATGGATGCTAAAAATGAAGAACGAAAAGACAGTGTCCTCTTCTTTTTGAATAATGGATTGAAATATTCTCGAGGAAGAAAAGAGAAGTCTATAGTATATCATAATTTAAGTAATTATTATATAGAAAATAGCGAGTATCAAGATGCACTTGATAATATTCAAAAGTCTCTAATTGAGAGCACTCATCTGGATCAGAATATCTCAACTTTACCTAGATTGAATGATTTAATAATTTCGGATAATCAGTACTACATTTTACTAGCTTTGATTCAGAAAGCAACTATTCTTATAAAACTATATGAGAAAGAAAATAATAGTAAACATATTGAACTCGCACTTTCTAATTTGTTATCAGCAGATAAATTAGTTGATGTTTTACTCGATGTTAGCAAGGAAGAAAAATCAAGATTGAACTGGCGAAAAAAAGCTTCAGAAATTTATCTAAAGGGAATACTGATTTGTGAAATTCTTGATAAAGAAGAAAAAGCCTTTTATTTTTCAGAAAAAAAGAAAGCATTACTTTTAACTGAAGATATCCTTAAGAATACTGATAAATGGCAATTACCAGGTGAAGTATTAGAACTAGAAAATGAGCTTAAAAAGCAGATTCTAGATCTAGAAAATTTAATTTCTACTCAGAAAAATAAAGACAGTATTAAGAAATTAGAGCATAAGCGTTTCGAATTAAAACAACAATATCAGAAACAAGAAGACTCTTTACAAATAGTATTTCCAGATTATTACAAAGAGAAAGAAACGACTAGCATAATTGATTTAAAGAAAATTCAAGAAACTTTAGATAAAGACAGTGTTATCATATCTTATGTTAGTAATATTGATGATGATGATGATTCTTTTAGTGAATTGTATGCAGTTTTGGTTTCTAATACCAAAACAGAAATAATAAGAATAAGCGAATTAAAAGCTGTAGAAAAACTGATTAGAACATACAGAAATCAATTATCTAAACCTTTTGAGACAGAAGAAGATAGATTAAGATTTCAGGAAATAGCTTCCGAATTATATACTTTATTGATTCCAAAAGGTAAAATCTCAATGTCTTTGAATCAAAAACACCTTATTATAATTCCTGATGGTACTCTACAATATATTCCTTTTGAATCTTTAGTAATAGATAAGAATTCAAATCGATATCTTATAGAAGACAACGAAATAAGTTATGGGTATTCTATGTCTTTTTTACAGCATAATGCTACCGTAAAGAGAAAGCCATCTATGAATTTAGTAGCCTTTGCCCCAGTAACTTTTGCACATAGCGATTTAGATGATATTACCAACAGTATCAATGAAATTAATGCTATAGATGATTATATATCCTTAAGTAGTTATATAGAAAAGGAAGCATCTAAACAAAATTTTTTATCCAAAATAGAGAACCATAAAATAATCCATCTGGCTACGCATGCTAATTTTTCGGATAACCTTCAAATAGCATTTAATGATACTAGTTTAGAATATCATGAGTTATACACGTCCAGAAATCAAGCAGAATTAGTGGTATTAAGTGCTTGTAATACGTCTTTAGGGAAAATAGCCAAAGGTGAGGGTGTTATGAGTTTGGCGAGAGGGTTTTTCTATGCAGGGACTAATACGGTGATTTCATCTCTATGGAGTGCTAATGATAAATCTACAGCTCAGATAATGGAAAGCTTTTATAGTAATTTAGATAAGGGGCAAACTAAATCTAAAGCTTTGCATAATGCTAAAATTGAATATATAAACTCGACTTCTTTATCAGATGCCTCACCTCATTATTGGGCAACATTTGTATTAATTGGTGATTCAGAAACCAAATTATTTCCATCCAATAATCTCTTCTACGGGGTTATTTTATTCCTTTTTTCAGTATTGATAATCAGTGTTTTACTGTTTTTTATCAAAAAAAGATAA
- a CDS encoding GNAT family N-acetyltransferase, with the protein MRKILETERLSLREFSLEDSDFVLELVNSPKWLEFIGDRNVRTQAEAKGFLENNLIQSYKENGFGLWVIVLKETGTSIGMCGLVNRDTLEDIDIGFAMLPEHLGLGYGYEVANATMNYAKNTLHLDKIVGITNPNNIASIKLLNKIGLRFVKTIELSEKDTVLFFSTPTDTKEEKELNKLTTRFFSLFTNAEGKTPNIEEIENIFISNGIIISNTHGVPEIYDLNEFITPRKKMLSDGTLTDFRESEILHKTEIYGNVAQRFSFYEKSGKLNGVYFESRGMKTIQFIKVGLDWKMSSVAWSDEK; encoded by the coding sequence ATGAGAAAAATATTAGAAACCGAAAGATTATCTCTTCGTGAATTTAGCCTAGAAGACTCTGATTTTGTTTTAGAATTGGTTAACTCTCCAAAGTGGTTAGAATTTATAGGAGATAGAAATGTTAGAACACAAGCTGAAGCAAAGGGATTTTTAGAAAATAATCTAATACAAAGTTATAAAGAAAATGGGTTCGGTTTATGGGTAATTGTATTAAAAGAAACCGGTACTTCTATAGGAATGTGTGGATTAGTAAATAGAGATACATTAGAAGATATTGATATCGGATTTGCAATGCTTCCAGAACATTTAGGATTGGGGTATGGGTATGAAGTAGCCAATGCAACAATGAACTATGCTAAAAATACCTTACATCTCGATAAAATTGTTGGCATAACAAACCCTAATAACATTGCTTCAATTAAGTTGTTAAACAAAATAGGATTACGTTTTGTGAAAACGATAGAATTATCAGAAAAGGATACAGTCCTATTTTTTTCTACCCCTACAGATACTAAGGAAGAAAAAGAACTAAACAAACTAACAACGAGATTTTTTAGCCTGTTTACCAATGCAGAGGGGAAGACCCCTAATATTGAAGAAATTGAGAATATCTTTATTTCTAATGGCATCATAATAAGTAATACCCATGGTGTTCCAGAAATCTATGATCTTAATGAGTTTATAACTCCAAGAAAAAAAATGCTAAGCGATGGGACACTTACAGATTTTAGAGAAAGCGAAATTTTACATAAAACAGAAATATACGGTAATGTAGCACAACGATTTAGTTTTTATGAAAAATCGGGTAAATTAAACGGAGTGTATTTTGAGTCTCGGGGAATGAAAACTATTCAGTTTATCAAAGTAGGTCTTGATTGGAAAATGTCTTCTGTTGCTTGGAGTGATGAAAAATAG
- a CDS encoding prohibitin family protein translates to MEKLPKIGLPILILLVLVIVFISKSTETIGSGEAGVLYKTFGGGVVTDSPPLGEGFHLVAPWNKVIVYEVRQQEVFEKMQVLSSNGLEIKLDASAWFQPDYEKLGLLHQQKGENYVARVLLPTIRSAARSVVGRYTPEQLYSSKRDAIQKEIFEETKKIVSNQYIQLNEVLVRDVTLPPTIKEAIERKLKQEQESLEYEFRLEKAKKEAERQKIDAEGKAVANQILSASLTDKILKEKGIEATLQLAKSPNAKVVVVGSGKDGMPIILGNQ, encoded by the coding sequence ATGGAAAAATTACCAAAAATAGGATTGCCTATTCTAATTCTATTAGTATTAGTAATCGTCTTTATTTCAAAATCAACAGAAACTATTGGTTCTGGAGAAGCCGGTGTGCTTTATAAAACATTTGGAGGAGGTGTGGTTACAGATAGTCCACCTCTGGGAGAAGGGTTTCATTTAGTTGCTCCCTGGAATAAAGTAATCGTTTATGAAGTACGACAGCAAGAAGTTTTTGAAAAAATGCAAGTACTTTCTTCTAACGGGTTAGAAATTAAATTAGATGCTTCTGCATGGTTTCAACCAGATTATGAAAAATTAGGGTTATTACACCAACAAAAAGGAGAAAATTATGTGGCAAGAGTTTTATTGCCGACAATACGATCTGCAGCCCGTAGTGTAGTAGGAAGGTATACTCCAGAGCAATTGTATTCTAGTAAACGAGATGCGATTCAAAAAGAGATTTTTGAAGAGACAAAGAAAATTGTAAGTAATCAATACATCCAACTTAATGAAGTATTGGTACGTGATGTAACATTACCACCAACAATTAAAGAGGCAATCGAGCGTAAGCTAAAACAAGAGCAAGAATCGTTAGAATATGAATTTAGATTAGAAAAAGCCAAAAAGGAAGCTGAAAGACAAAAAATTGATGCAGAAGGTAAAGCGGTAGCTAATCAAATTTTAAGCGCTTCGTTAACAGATAAAATTCTTAAAGAAAAAGGAATAGAAGCTACATTACAACTAGCCAAATCACCTAATGCCAAGGTAGTAGTTGTAGGGTCAGGAAAAGATGGAATGCCAATAATTCTTGGTAACCAATAG